The window ACGCATGCTGGGCATTGACCTGCTCCGCGCCGCATAACGAAGGAGCAGCCCATGCCGCAGCGCCGTGTCACCGTTAACCGCCATACGCGGGTTATGCCGATCAAAACGTTTGCGATCACCTGCCGCTGGTGTGGGGACGACGCGACTATCGAAGCCTACCCTGGTCGGATGCCAACCCTTTGTAGTAAAAAATGCGCCATCGAAGCCCGCAAGGATCATGACCGTCGGCGCAAGGCGGGCAAAACGACCGCCCCGCCAGCGCCGCGAGCTGCTGCTGTGGTTGCGCCGATGGCCCTGCCTTCACGCTTCGTGCTCTGGCCATCCGAAGTTGACCGAACGCTGGATCGGTCATTACAGGGGGTGTTTGGGACGGGTTTGTTGGGGACGATGAAAACCAAGGCCGATGGGCGGCGGGTGCTGGCGATCCTTGATGTGCTGCTCGGTGAATCGTGGGCAGTGACGGTGCGCTGGGTCGTGTTGGAATGTATCCGGCGGGAACCGGAAGCCTTGACGGCACGGCTGGCGGTGGCGCTTACCCCTGACCCGCTGCGCAAGGAAGTCCGGTGGCAACAGGAAGTTGCTGATCTGCGCAGCCAGCTTACCGAGCAGGGGCGGTTAAATCGAAGCCAGCGGGAGCACCTTCGGGCGCTTGGCGTGGCCGTCGGCGATCAGGTCGTTGGTGTTCATATGGGTGGATTAGGCGAGGAAGAAGCCTTGACGGCGGCGCAGCGTGGAGTGGCTGAGCGCGAACTGGCAGCGGCCTTGGTGCGGCTAGAGGCGACCTTGACGGCAGCGGTAGGATAGCAGCGGCTCTAGCACGAGGATATCAGCATGATCCCAGATCGCTTTGTCTTCTATGCCGCACGGGTGCAGACGATGCGGCAGCCAATCACCGTATTTTGTCGGCACTGTTATCGCGAGCAGATGCGCAACGGCGTGGTGTGCTGATCAGGTACATCGTCACCCAGATCATCTACATCATCGGCGACCGATCCGCTATCATAACGACCGTCCCCATTTTTTGGCTTGCGGAGGTCATCAATGGTCACGGATCGCTGGTTTGCTACCCGCCGAACGTTGTACGAATTGCTCCACACGAACCCCGACTGGTCGAATCGCCAGTTTGCCACCGCGCTCAACGTTTCCACCGATTGGGTGCGTATCTGGAAACAGCGCATTGGCTCGCCACCCCATCCCGATCCGGATGTCGTTTGCCAGAGCCAATCACGCGCCCGCAAAACCCCACCGCCCGCATGGAGTGATCGCGTTATTGAGCGGATTCTGACCTTACGCCAGGAGTTGGCCACGCAGTTCCATCGCACCGTCGGAGCCAAAACCATTCTGGCCTATCTCCAGCGCGATCCTGATCTCGCCGATGAGCGGATTCCCCGTTCACCCACCACGGTCAATCGCATCTTGCGCGATCATCAGCTGCTCGTAGACCCACCTACGCACCAGCGCCAGCCGCGCACGCTCTGTCCGCCCATGCAGGAGATTGAAATCGATTTTACCGATGTCACCACCATTCCCCCCGACCCCGATGGCAAACGCCAGCACGCCGCCGAAGCCTTTATGTGGGTTGATGCGGGGACATCGATTCCCGTCGCCGCGCGGATCAGCACCGATTTTCATATGGCTTCGGTGATTCGCACCACGGCCAGCATCCTCCAGCAGATCGGCCTCCCAGCGCGTATCCGCATGGATTGTGATGTGCGCTTGGTCAGCAATAATCGCATGGCGGATTTTCCATCGCCCTTCCAACGCTTGTTGCTCAATCTCGGGATTCAGGTCGAGGTCTGTCCCCCGCATCGACCCGACTTAAAGCCGTTCGTGGAGCGGTTTCACAAAAATTACAAGGGCGAATCGGTCTATCCGAACTGGCCAACGACCGAGGCCGAAGCGCAAGCGCAAGCCGATGCGTACTGTGAATGGTATCGCACCGAACGCCCGCACCAAGGCCGGGCCTGTGGCAATCGCCCACCTGCCGAGGCGTTTCCTGAGTTGCCCGTGTTACCACCGGTTCCGGCGCAGGTCGATGCCGATGGCTGGCTGAACCAGATCGATGGCTGGACGTTTGTTCGGCGGGTCAATGCGCAAGGCAAGCTCATACTGGATGGCGCAACGTATACGGCGGGAATCGCCTATGCAGGCCAAGAACTAGCGGTCCAGGTGGATGCTGCCGCACGGGAATTGATCCTGATTCAGCGTGAACAGGCGGTCAAACGACTCAAACTCAAGCGGCTCTTAGGTGGGATGATGCCGTTCGAGCAGCTGGTTGAGGCATTGTGTGGCTTGGCTGCGCAGGAAACCAAACGGCTCAACCAACGCCAGCAGCGCCGCCGCCGATGATGTGGATGATCCGACCGATGATGTACCTGATCAGCACACGTGGTCTGTGGCTTGTACTATTGTCCCGCCTGTGAGAAAAAAAAGATTGCCTACGCCGCTCGGAAGGCAGGCAATCCCACGACCCCCGCTACCGATGCCATTCCGACAACCTATCTGATGCCTCAGCGGTTTGTCTGCTGGCCGACGGAGGTGTCGCCCGATGGCATGGAGGCGCTCGCGGTGGCGGTCTCGGTGATGAAAACCAAGGCACAGGCCCGTGATGTCGTCACCTTAATCTGGCACATGCTCTACGAATACCGCGCGGCGATTGTGCGCTGGCTGGTGCTCGAAGGACTGCTGAACGATCCGTCGGTGATTCCTGATCGACTGGCCTTTTTCTTGTTTATCGACGAGGATCGGGAAGATGTGCTGTGGTGGCGACAGCTGCTCTTGATACAGCCTCGCCTTGCGAAGAATGGCACGCTGGGCGTGCGGATGCGGGTGGAGCTTGAGGATATCGTGATGCCATTGCTGCAATTTTTTATGAAGACGCAGTTCGATGGTGTTGGGTTTGAACAACAGATCGCACCCGATCATCACGCCACTGTCACCTATCATTTGGCCACGGCGCTGTGCCAGCTTGAGGCGCGGCTGGCGGTCGAGGTGACGTGGACGATTGAGGATTGGCTTGGTGGCGACGAACCCGTGTCGTGAACCATCCAGTCAGTTGGGTTGCTGTATCACAAAAAGGATGCCGGTATGTGGCTTGCGTATGGGTTGAGTTCAGCGCAGGGATTGGTGCATATCAGCGAGGTCGTGCGTGGCCGCACCGCGCTGGCATGTCCGTATTGTGCCTGTCCGCTGATCGCCAAAAAAGGCCAGCGGGTGAGCCATCACTTTGCCCACGATGGAGCAACGTGCAAACCCGTGCGCCGCACCCGTGATCTGCCAACCCTGCCGTGGTTTGATTCCTTTACCCTGCATCTCCCGCCGCGCCTCTGGGCCACGCTTCAAGCCTTTCGGTCCGATCGCTCCTATGATGCCCACTGGCTTACAACCGCCGGACTGATTACCTACAATAGCTTTATGCGTCGCCACGAGCTGACCAAACTGGGCCAGATTCCGTTTGGGCTGCTCTCGGTCAACCTCTTTAGCCGCCTGCATGAGGAGCGGCTGGCGACCATCCATGATCAGATGGAAGCACGGGTGACGCGGGCGGGGCAGGCTGATGATCCGGTGGCGCTCGACGAAGCCGTGACCGATCTGCGCCTGTATCGAGCGTAATGGCAGCGAGTGTTGCGGCTCTCGCTCTACTGCCTCGCGATTGAGACCCCCAGCGAGCATTTTTATAAAATCGGCGTGACGGCGCGGCCCATTGCTGAGCGGGTGTCCGAGCTTCAGCTTGCGCTCAATCCGCACGTTGGCGCGGCAACGATCACGGTTTTAGGTGTGTGGCCGCAGCGGGGCCATGTGGAGCGCTATGCCCATTTTCGCCATCAGGCCCATCGCCGGACGCTGGGCACATTTCAGGAATACTTTGCTTTTCCCGATATGAAGGCGGTGGTGCGGGATTTCAACCGCATGCCCAAGAAGGTGCTGAAGGCGCTTGAGCAGGGCGTGTTGGCGGGAGCGCCGTCGGTCGTGATGCAGGCGATAGCAGCGGAGAAGGCTGCGCAGGATCGCATGCGCAATGACTCCAGTCGCAGCCGATAGGCACGCGGCGGCTGATGGCACAGCGAACACTGCTTTGTTGTCCAAGTCCAGTGGTATCGCTTGAGAAGCATTCTAACGGTAGAACGGATTGCACCTTGATTAGCCTGATGCGGTCAGACACTCCTCTTGCTGCGAATTGGTATCGAGCATCGGTATTCCTGCTGTTGCTGATGCTTTTTTGGTATACTACCCCTGAACCGATTTGCTGGAGATTGTGGTATGGCTGCAACTGTTCCTGAACAAGGCCAAGTCGTCCAGGTACGTCACCGTCGCTATGTGGTTACGACGATTCAACAACGTCTTCTTCCACAACCCCTGCTGGCCACGCCCATCCCACCTCAGCATGTCGTTACTCTGCAAGCGCTTGAAGAAGATGCCCTTGGCGAGGAACTCCAAGTGGTGTGGGAATTGGAGGTCGGTGCGCAGGTCGTCAATCAGCGAGCCTTGCCTGCCCCTGATGGCTTTGATGCCCCTCAACGCTTTGATGCATTTTTGGATGCAGTGCGCTGGGGAACGGTTGCGAGTGCCAATACGCGTGCGCTCCAAGCCCCCTTTCGGAGTGGGATTGCCATTGAAGATTATCAGCTTGATCCGGTGGTTCGTGCGATTCAGATGCCGCGTGCCAATTTGTTGATTGCTGATGATGTTGGCTTGGGCAAAACGGTGGAAACTGGCTTGGTCATGCAGGAATTGATGGTGCGGCAGCGCGTGCGGACAGTGCTGATTGTCTGCCCCTCGGCGTTACAGATCCAATGGCGCGATCAAATGCGTGAGAAATTTGGCCTCTCCTTTCGGATTGTCGATAGTGCGCTCATGCGGACGTTGCGTCGTGAACGGGGGTTGCATGTCAATCCATGGAGCCATTATCCGCTGTTGATTACCTCGATTGATTTTCTCAAGCGAGATCGCCCGATGCGCTTGATGCGTGAAACCTTGCCCGCCGATGATACGCCGCGTTATCCCCGCCGCTTTGATTTACTCGTCATCGACGAGGTGCATAATGTGGCACCTTCAGGTCGCGGCCAGTATGCGGTCGATTCATTACGCACGTTGGCCATTCGCCAGATTGCGCCGCATTTTGAGCATCGCTTGTTTCTCTCGGCCACGCCGCACAATGGCTATGCCGAGAGCTTTAGCGCCCTCTTAGAATTATTGGATAACCAACGGTTTGCTCGTGGCGTGATGCCTGATCGCCAGCAATTACAAACGATCATGGTGCGGCGGCTCAAATCCGATATTACTGCGTGGGATGGCTCACCCCGTTTCCCCCAGCGTGTGGTTGTGCCACTCGAAGTTCACTATCGCGAGCGTGAGCGGGAAGCCCACCGCATTTTAGCGGCCTATAGCCGTGAACGCTTGCACCAGGCACGCGATGCCAGCGAACGGGTTGCCACGGAGTTTGTGCTCAAGCTGTTGAAAAAACGGCTGTTTTCGTCACCCGAAGCCTTTGCGCTTACGCTCGAACAGCATGAACGGACGCTGCATCAGCCCAAAAAACCGCTGGCTCAGCGTGCTCCGTCGCTGAGTGTCTTACGCCAGCATCTTGCCGACATTGACGATGAGGAGCTGGAGGATGAAACCCCTGATCGCGATGATGGCCTCACGGTTGCGGCAACCTTCTTTGCCCCATTGACGGCCACCGAACGGGAGTATCTTCAACAGTTGCGCCAATGGGCCGAGCAGGCGCGGGTCATGAGCGATAGCCGACTGGAGATGCTCATTGCGTGGTTACGCCAGCACATCCAGCTCGATGGTGTTTGGACGAATCAACGGGTGGTGATTTTTACCGAATATCGGGCCACTCAACGCTGGTTAATGCAGATGCTTGCGGCGCATGGGTTTGGGCAGCCTGATCGGATTGCGTTACTCTATGGAGGCATGGCCGCTGATCAGCGTGAACGAATCAAGGCGGCGTTTCAGGCTGATCCGGCGCTGGCTTCTGTGCGCATCTTGTTGGCAACGGATGCCGCTTCCGAAGGGATCGATCTCCAAAAATATTGTTCGCACCTGATTCATATGGAGATTCCGTGGAATCCCAGTCGCTTGGAGCAGCGCAATGGGCGGATTGATCGCCATGGCCAGCATGCCAAATCGGTGCAGATTTATCATTTTGTCAGCCATGGTTGGCAGCATCACGATGCGACCACCCCCGGCTCACTCGAAGCCGATCTTGAGTTTTTGTTTCGCGCTGCCCAAAAGGTCAATACCATTCGCGAGGATCTTGGCAAGGTTGGCCCCGTGATTGCGGCTCAGGTTGAGGAAGCCATGTTGGGCCAGCGCCGGAGCCTCGATACGACGGTTGCCGAAACCCAAAGCGCTCCGGTGCGGGCGTTGCTGAAATTTGAGCGCTCGTTGCGTGAGCATATTCAGCAATTGCACGAGCAATTGCACGAAACTCAGCGCAGCTTGCATCTCACGCCCGACCGTATCAAAAACGCGGTTGCTGTGGCGTTAGCCCTTGCCAATTTGCCAGGGCTTGAACCGGTTGCCAATGACGAAGGGGTGTTTTGGATGCCCGCGCTCACCGGGAGTTGGGCCGAGGCGACCATGGGCTTGGCTCATCCGCATACTCACGCGATTCGCCCGATTACCTTCGACCACGAACGCGCTCGCGACCGTGATGACGTGGTATTGGTGCATTTGAATCACCGCCTTGTCCAGATGGCACTGCGGTTGCTTCGGGCTGAAGTGTGGGCGACCAATCAACAACAACGCCTGTTTCGGGTTACGGCACGCACGGCCCCCAATGCGGCCTTGGATACGCCCGCCGTGGTGGCCTGTGCGCGATTGGTGATGCTCGGTGGGGATCAGCAGCGCTTGCATGAGGAGTTGGTCTTCGCTGGCGGTTGGATTCGTGATGGACGCTGGACACGCATGAGTGTGGCGGATGTTGAGCGGGTGATCGGTTCAATGCAGGATCAGGCGGTTGCGCCAGCCGTGGCAGAGCGCCTGCGCAACATCTGGTCGCAGTATGAAGCGCCGCTCCTCACGGCCCTTGATGCACGGGTGAGCGATCGTATGAACTCCTTGCAGCGCCAACTGCGCGAACGCGCCGACTCCGAAGCCCAAGCGATGCAGCGTATCTTGAGCGAACTTGAACAGGCGATTCGCCACAAATTACATGCTTTTACGACTGATCTGCAATTGTCGCTGTTTTCCAATCCTGAGAAAGAGCAAGTTGCCCGCAATCAGGAAGCCCTGCGTTTACGGTTGCAGCACATTCCTGCCGAACGCGATCAGGAAATGCAGGCAATTGCCGATCGATTTGCCAATCCGCAGCCACGCTTCTTTCCGGTAGCAACCCTGTTTGTTGTGCCCGAACGCCTGAATCGCTAAACGATCGGGCACGATGGGGTCGGTCTTTCCGCTTTGACACGAGGTGGTCATGTCTCTTGCACGCGATCATGCCGAATGGCTCTCTTTGGTAGAAGTATCAGGGCCGTTTCTTTCGATGCCCGTTCTGTTGCGCACGTTTCCGCATGGCCTTGATGCCGATGATGTGGCGCTGCGCCAGACATTGCGGCTTGCCTACGATGAATGGCGCGATAACCAGCAGGGTTTAGCACCTGATCCCGCACTCCATACTGCGTGGTGGCGCTATGTGCTGCACACCGTGTTGGAGCTTGATCGCGATTTCTGGCAGACCGATCAGGCGGTTGCCCCCACGCTGCATACAACCGTCGCAGAGTATGGCGAGACGCTGCGCCCAACATGGGTGATACACGATACCCAACGCGATGCCCATCCGCGCCTGTTGGGGATGGTCGTGCCCGCAGGCCAAGCGCTCGAAAAAGCCTTTGTGGGCAGTCGCTGGAAGGCTTCACCTGCGATGCGGATGTTGGCCTTGTTGCGGGCAACCAATGTGCCGCTAGGGTTGGTAACCAATGGTGATCATTGGATGCTCGTCGTTGCGCCCAGCGGCGGAACCAGCAGTTTTATCAGTTGGTATGCCGAAGTCTGGCTTGACGAGCCGTTGACCCTGCGGGCTTTCCGCTCATTATTGGGCGTGCGCCGCTTTTTTGGGGTCGCCGAGGCCGAAACCTTGCCCGCCCTGCTCCGCGAGAGTGCCGAAAATCAGCAAGAGGTCACCGACCAACTGGGTTCGCAGGTTCGTGCTGCCGTATCGGTGTTAGTTCAAACGCTCGATCAAATCGATCAGGATCAGCAGCGCCGCCTGCTCCACGGGGTTTCCGAACCCATCATCTATGAAGCGGCCTTGACCGTGATGATGCGCTTGGTCTTTTTACTCTCCGCTGAGGAACGTGGCTTATTGTTGCTCGGTGATCAACTGTATGATCAAGCCTATGCGGTTTCGACCTTGCGGGCACAGTTACGCCAGCACGCCGATCAGGCAGGCGAGGAAGTTTTGGCGCGGCGCAGTGATGCGTGGTGTCGGCTCTTAGCAACCTTCCGCATGATTTATGCAGGGGTGTATCACGATATCCTGCGTTTGCCAGCCTATGGCGGTACACTGTTTGACCCTGATCGGTTTGCCTTTTTGGAAGGCCGTGCGGCGGGAACCTCGTGGCAAACCAGCCCTGCTGCGCCGATCCCGGTTGATAATCGCACGGTCTTGCATCTGCTCGATGCCTTGCAAGTGCTCCAAGTGGCGGTGCCCGGCGGTGGCTCTGAGCCGCGTCGGTTGTCGTTTCGGGCCTTGGATATTGAACAAATTGGCCATGTCTATGAAGGGTTGTTGGATCATACTGCCCGCCGCGCCATCGAACCGATGCTCGGCTTAAAGGGCGCGAAGGGGTTGGAACCAGAGCTGGCATTGAGCCAATTGGAAGCCTTGCGCCAACCAACTGGCCTCGATTGGACAACCCTCAGCGAGCTAACGGGACGCGCGATCAAATCCATGCAGCGCGAGTTTGATCAGCCGCCGGATTTTGGTCAGATGGCACGGTTGCACGCAGCCTGTCAAAACGATCAAGCCCTGGTGCAGCGGGTGTTGCCATGGCAGGGTTTGCTGCGCGAGGATAGTTTTGGCAATCCGGTGGTGATTCCCGCAGGCAGTATCTTTGTGACCAGTGGCAGTGATCGCCGCGCGACCGGAACCCATTACACGCCTCGCAGTTTGACTGAGCCGATGGTGCGTCATGCCTTGGAACCCTTGGTTTTTGTGGGGGTGGCTGAGGGCTGTCCGCAGGAGCAGTGGCAGCTCCGCGATGCTGAGACCATCCTGAGCCTGAAGGTTTGCGATATGGCGATGGGGTCGGGAGCCTTTTTGGTGCAGGCGTGTCGCTATCTGGCCGAACGGGTGGTTGAAGCATGGGAACAAGCCGAACACCGCCAGCCCCACCGGATCTTGACCGCTCCAAGCGCCGACCCCAGTACGGGCGCAGTGCAGGAGCAGCCCTTGCCGCGTGATGTCGATGAACGCTTGGCGCTGGCTCGTCGGTTGGTGGCCGACCGCTGTTTATATGGCGTGGATCGCAATCCGCTGGCGGTTGAAATGGCCAAACTGTCGTTGTGGCTGGTGACGCTGCAAAAAGATCGTCCCTTTACCTTCCTTGACCATGCGCTGCGCTGTGGTGATTCGTTGCTGGGTGTGGATACGGAGCAGCTTGGGGTTTGGTCATTGGCTGGCAAAGGCAACATTCCGTTGTTTATGGGCAAGCTTGATCAAGCACGGCGCACAGCCAGCACGGCGCGGCAGACATTGCAACACCTGCCCGAGCTGGATATTCGCGATATGCAGCACAAGGCCGCACTGTTGGCCGAAGCCGATGCTGCCATGTATCGCCTCAAACTCGCTGCCGATATTTTAGCCGCAACCGCCTTTGTGCCCGCGCAACAGCGGGAGAGCCTGCGTATCGACTGGTTGCGACGGCTCGATGCCGATTTTGACTGTGCTGATGACCAACCGCTGCGCGAACTGCATGTCGAGGCCAGGCGCTACCTTGGCACAACCAAACCGTTGCACTGGCCACTAGAATTTCCCGAAGTCTTTGACAGCGAGCAGCAAGCCCACCCAAGCCTTGCGACGCTGTTACAGAAGGTGCAGCACGATCAGCCCATTGCGCCGATTCGGCCAACCGGCTTTGATGCCATCATTGGCAACCCACCGTTTATGGGGGGCAAAAAGATTACGGGGGCATTGAGTACGGCGTATCGCGATTATTTGGTCGAGATTTTGGCCAAGAATGTGCGTGGCAATGCCGATTTATGTGCCTACTTCTTTTTACGCGCCGCACCCTTGCTGGCAATTAATGGCATGCTCGCCTTGATTGCGACCAA is drawn from Herpetosiphon gulosus and contains these coding sequences:
- the drmD gene encoding DISARM system SNF2-like helicase DrmD — encoded protein: MAATVPEQGQVVQVRHRRYVVTTIQQRLLPQPLLATPIPPQHVVTLQALEEDALGEELQVVWELEVGAQVVNQRALPAPDGFDAPQRFDAFLDAVRWGTVASANTRALQAPFRSGIAIEDYQLDPVVRAIQMPRANLLIADDVGLGKTVETGLVMQELMVRQRVRTVLIVCPSALQIQWRDQMREKFGLSFRIVDSALMRTLRRERGLHVNPWSHYPLLITSIDFLKRDRPMRLMRETLPADDTPRYPRRFDLLVIDEVHNVAPSGRGQYAVDSLRTLAIRQIAPHFEHRLFLSATPHNGYAESFSALLELLDNQRFARGVMPDRQQLQTIMVRRLKSDITAWDGSPRFPQRVVVPLEVHYREREREAHRILAAYSRERLHQARDASERVATEFVLKLLKKRLFSSPEAFALTLEQHERTLHQPKKPLAQRAPSLSVLRQHLADIDDEELEDETPDRDDGLTVAATFFAPLTATEREYLQQLRQWAEQARVMSDSRLEMLIAWLRQHIQLDGVWTNQRVVIFTEYRATQRWLMQMLAAHGFGQPDRIALLYGGMAADQRERIKAAFQADPALASVRILLATDAASEGIDLQKYCSHLIHMEIPWNPSRLEQRNGRIDRHGQHAKSVQIYHFVSHGWQHHDATTPGSLEADLEFLFRAAQKVNTIREDLGKVGPVIAAQVEEAMLGQRRSLDTTVAETQSAPVRALLKFERSLREHIQQLHEQLHETQRSLHLTPDRIKNAVAVALALANLPGLEPVANDEGVFWMPALTGSWAEATMGLAHPHTHAIRPITFDHERARDRDDVVLVHLNHRLVQMALRLLRAEVWATNQQQRLFRVTARTAPNAALDTPAVVACARLVMLGGDQQRLHEELVFAGGWIRDGRWTRMSVADVERVIGSMQDQAVAPAVAERLRNIWSQYEAPLLTALDARVSDRMNSLQRQLRERADSEAQAMQRILSELEQAIRHKLHAFTTDLQLSLFSNPEKEQVARNQEALRLRLQHIPAERDQEMQAIADRFANPQPRFFPVATLFVVPERLNR
- a CDS encoding GIY-YIG nuclease family protein, with amino-acid sequence MRLSLYCLAIETPSEHFYKIGVTARPIAERVSELQLALNPHVGAATITVLGVWPQRGHVERYAHFRHQAHRRTLGTFQEYFAFPDMKAVVRDFNRMPKKVLKALEQGVLAGAPSVVMQAIAAEKAAQDRMRNDSSRSR
- a CDS encoding integrase core domain-containing protein; protein product: MVTDRWFATRRTLYELLHTNPDWSNRQFATALNVSTDWVRIWKQRIGSPPHPDPDVVCQSQSRARKTPPPAWSDRVIERILTLRQELATQFHRTVGAKTILAYLQRDPDLADERIPRSPTTVNRILRDHQLLVDPPTHQRQPRTLCPPMQEIEIDFTDVTTIPPDPDGKRQHAAEAFMWVDAGTSIPVAARISTDFHMASVIRTTASILQQIGLPARIRMDCDVRLVSNNRMADFPSPFQRLLLNLGIQVEVCPPHRPDLKPFVERFHKNYKGESVYPNWPTTEAEAQAQADAYCEWYRTERPHQGRACGNRPPAEAFPELPVLPPVPAQVDADGWLNQIDGWTFVRRVNAQGKLILDGATYTAGIAYAGQELAVQVDAAARELILIQREQAVKRLKLKRLLGGMMPFEQLVEALCGLAAQETKRLNQRQQRRRR
- a CDS encoding DNA methyltransferase, translating into MSLARDHAEWLSLVEVSGPFLSMPVLLRTFPHGLDADDVALRQTLRLAYDEWRDNQQGLAPDPALHTAWWRYVLHTVLELDRDFWQTDQAVAPTLHTTVAEYGETLRPTWVIHDTQRDAHPRLLGMVVPAGQALEKAFVGSRWKASPAMRMLALLRATNVPLGLVTNGDHWMLVVAPSGGTSSFISWYAEVWLDEPLTLRAFRSLLGVRRFFGVAEAETLPALLRESAENQQEVTDQLGSQVRAAVSVLVQTLDQIDQDQQRRLLHGVSEPIIYEAALTVMMRLVFLLSAEERGLLLLGDQLYDQAYAVSTLRAQLRQHADQAGEEVLARRSDAWCRLLATFRMIYAGVYHDILRLPAYGGTLFDPDRFAFLEGRAAGTSWQTSPAAPIPVDNRTVLHLLDALQVLQVAVPGGGSEPRRLSFRALDIEQIGHVYEGLLDHTARRAIEPMLGLKGAKGLEPELALSQLEALRQPTGLDWTTLSELTGRAIKSMQREFDQPPDFGQMARLHAACQNDQALVQRVLPWQGLLREDSFGNPVVIPAGSIFVTSGSDRRATGTHYTPRSLTEPMVRHALEPLVFVGVAEGCPQEQWQLRDAETILSLKVCDMAMGSGAFLVQACRYLAERVVEAWEQAEHRQPHRILTAPSADPSTGAVQEQPLPRDVDERLALARRLVADRCLYGVDRNPLAVEMAKLSLWLVTLQKDRPFTFLDHALRCGDSLLGVDTEQLGVWSLAGKGNIPLFMGKLDQARRTASTARQTLQHLPELDIRDMQHKAALLAEADAAMYRLKLAADILAATAFVPAQQRESLRIDWLRRLDADFDCADDQPLRELHVEARRYLGTTKPLHWPLEFPEVFDSEQQAHPSLATLLQKVQHDQPIAPIRPTGFDAIIGNPPFMGGKKITGALSTAYRDYLVEILAKNVRGNADLCAYFFLRAAPLLAINGMLALIATNTIAQGDTREVGLDQLLSQTMTIVRAIPSQPWPGAAALEVAHLWLHRGLWQGHQYLDDRLVRGINAYLTELSAVSGKPYRLAANADKSFQGSIVLGMGFVLEPQEAQSLIERNPRNREVLFPYLNGEDLNTNPDQAPSRWVINFHDWPLEKAQAYPETYAIIEAKVRPERQRTDKDGNYVLRKPLPDKWWQYADKRPALYQTIAEMERVLVITIVSKTVAFELVNSKQVLANKLVVFSFSDFKKFALLQSSFHYYWAWQYSSTMKADLNYSPTDCFETFPFPEAMNSLEAIGEHYHQLRQQIMIDHNEGLTKTYNRFHNPTETSAAILALRQAHVAMDEAVRKAYGWNDLTLDHDFHQTKQGLRYTISEAARRSVLDRLLALNHQRYAEEVAQGLHTKTPKKAKASKKTKTAANDQQQGMEF